The following proteins are co-located in the Castanea sativa cultivar Marrone di Chiusa Pesio chromosome 8, ASM4071231v1 genome:
- the LOC142606830 gene encoding peptidyl-prolyl cis-trans isomerase FKBP43-like isoform X3, translating into MAFWGVEVKPGNPFKHEHDDTKGRLHLSMATLGLGTAEQRSILQCNIGNKSPVFLCTLYPVNSESLQVNLEFEEADDVVFSVLGPRSIFLSGYYVSTSQREPCGEDIADTETDLSENSDEDEYENSFIDDDEPEVYPPSPISKDEKEMLYNEKPKNEKGSCRWLRKRYQMSDSDDGGCSQPKNIVDGSSGESVLQSEDKDSFPIVVLYKSKTTTKKTIGELKSKADDGTGGTGDKKTEDDVSHAIEPKINADDVVVDAQPKMQSDRPINSMPSASEVGPENGAKPKRKRKERFKEEKPLKADNANCSNILKEDKTPKDEAIIDNMGQDMRMKNGQEWEAANDKGVELPDTVSLPSTEVSPEDVERPKKRKKGLTKEGKNYEAEHKHSTVVENNNTQQNDKSLDRNSHVFADENHSSGKNIKKKKKNKTQENAKDLNMNTSLLSVDKKADDKSSQVWTLSNGLILEVLEMGKPDSKVAASGKKISVNYNGKLKNNGESVDSNDGDAPFKFRLGVGKVMEGWDNGINGMRVGEKRRLIIPPSLGYGSKGHGENIPPDSWLVYDVELVKVH; encoded by the exons GCAACACTGGGGCTTGGTACTGCCGAACAAAGAAGTATACTTCAGTGCAATATAGGAAACAAGAGTCCTGTTTTTCTTTGCACTTTATATCCTGTGAATTCTGAGTCGCTGCAAGTGAATTTGGAATTCGAGGAGGCTGATGATGTCGTTTTCTCAGTGCTTGGTCCTCGGAGTATTTTCCTTTCTGGTTATTATGTGAGCACTAGCCAGCG AGAACCCTGTGGAGAAGATATTGCTGACACGGAAACAGATTTATCCGAGAATAGTGATGAAGACGAGTACGAGAATAGTTTTATTGACGATGATGAGCCAGAAGTCTATCCACCTTCTCCCATTTCCAAGGATGAAA AGGAAATGTTGTATAATGAGAAACCCAAGAATGAGAAGGGCAGTTGTAGATGGCTTAGGAAGAGATACCAAATGAGTGACTCTGATGATGGGGGATgttctcaaccaaaaaatatagtCGATGGTAGTAGTGGTGAGTCAGTATTACAAAGTGAAGATAAGGACAGCTTCCCCATTGTAGTTCTTTACAAGAGCAAAACCACCACAAAGAAAACTATTGGGGAATTAAAAAGCAAAGCTGACGATGGAACAGGTGGAACCGGTGACAAGAAGACAGAAGATGATGTTAGTCATGCCAttgaaccaaaaataaatgctgACGATGTGGTTGTAGATGCTCAGCCAAAAAT GCAATCTGACCGGCCAATCAATTCAATGCCATCTGCTTCTGAAGTAGGCCCTGAAAATGGTGCAAAGccaaagaggaaaagaaaagagcgGTTTAAGGAGGAGAAACCTCTCAAGGCTGATAATGCTAACTGTAGTAATATTCTTAAAGAGGATAAAACCCCTAAAGATGAGGCAATAATTGATAATATGGGGCAAGATATGCGTATGAAAAATGGACAGGAGTGGGAGGCAGCCAATGACAA GGGAGTTGAACTGCCAGATACTGTTTCACTGCCTTCCACTGAAGTGAGCCCTGAAGATGTTGAAAGGccaaagaagagaaagaaaggactAACAAAGGAAGGGAAGAATTATGAAGCTGAGCATAAGCATAGCACTGTTGTTGAAAACAATAACACCCAACAAAATGACAA GAGTCTTGACAGAAATTCTCATGTATTTGCTGATGAAAATCATTCTTCGGGCAAAaatattaagaagaagaaaaagaataaaacccAGGAGAATGCGAAAGATTTGAACATGAATACATCCCTTCTGTCAGTGGACAAGAAAGCTGATGACAAGTCATCTCAAGTTTGGACCTTGTCTAATGGATTAATCCTTGAGGTGCTAGAAATGGGGAAACCAGACAGCAAAGTAGCTGCGTCAGGGAAAAAG ATCAGCGTCAATTACAATGGAAAGTTGAAAAATAATGGAGAATCAGTTGACTCGAATGATGGTGATGCTCCCTTTAAATTTCGCCTAG GTGTGGGAAAAGTTATGGAGGGTTGGGACAATGGTATTAATG GTATGCGAGTTGGTGAAAAGAGAAGACTTATCATCCCACCATCGTTGGG ATACGGGAGTAAAGGGCATGGTGAAAATATACCACCGGATTCATGGCTGGTGTATGATGTTGAATTGGTTAAAGTACACTGA
- the LOC142606830 gene encoding peptidyl-prolyl cis-trans isomerase FKBP43-like isoform X2 — protein MAFWGVEVKPGNPFKHEHDDTKGRLHLSMATLGLGTAEQRSILQCNIGNKSPVFLCTLYPVNSESLQVNLEFEEADDVVFSVLGPRSIFLSGYYVSTSQREPCGEDIADTETDLSENSDEDEYENSFIDDDEPEVYPPSPISKDEKEMLYNEKPKNEKGSCRWLRKRYQMSDSDDGGCSQPKNIVDGSSGESVLQSEDKDSFPIVVLYKSKTTTKKTIGELKSKADDGTGGTGDKKTEDDVSHAIEPKINADDVVVDAQPKMQSDRPINSMPSASEVGPENGAKPKRKRKERFKEEKPLKADNANCSNILKEDKTPKDEAIIDNMGQDMRMKNGQEWEAANDKGVELPDTVSLPSTEVSPEDVERPKKRKKGLTKEGKNYEAEHKHSTVVENNNTQQNDKEAELPENLLLPSAEVGSEPGEKLKKKSKQRARDVKASKSDSNHENVVRENGAQQNKAKAEDIVLGLPMTFKQNPNPANDKSLDRNSHVFADENHSSGKNIKKKKKNKTQENAKDLNMNTSLLSVDKKADDKSSQVWTLSNGLILEVLEMGKPDSKVAASGKKISVNYNGKLKNNGESVDSNDGVGKVMEGWDNGINGMRVGEKRRLIIPPSLGYGSKGHGENIPPDSWLVYDVELVKVH, from the exons GCAACACTGGGGCTTGGTACTGCCGAACAAAGAAGTATACTTCAGTGCAATATAGGAAACAAGAGTCCTGTTTTTCTTTGCACTTTATATCCTGTGAATTCTGAGTCGCTGCAAGTGAATTTGGAATTCGAGGAGGCTGATGATGTCGTTTTCTCAGTGCTTGGTCCTCGGAGTATTTTCCTTTCTGGTTATTATGTGAGCACTAGCCAGCG AGAACCCTGTGGAGAAGATATTGCTGACACGGAAACAGATTTATCCGAGAATAGTGATGAAGACGAGTACGAGAATAGTTTTATTGACGATGATGAGCCAGAAGTCTATCCACCTTCTCCCATTTCCAAGGATGAAA AGGAAATGTTGTATAATGAGAAACCCAAGAATGAGAAGGGCAGTTGTAGATGGCTTAGGAAGAGATACCAAATGAGTGACTCTGATGATGGGGGATgttctcaaccaaaaaatatagtCGATGGTAGTAGTGGTGAGTCAGTATTACAAAGTGAAGATAAGGACAGCTTCCCCATTGTAGTTCTTTACAAGAGCAAAACCACCACAAAGAAAACTATTGGGGAATTAAAAAGCAAAGCTGACGATGGAACAGGTGGAACCGGTGACAAGAAGACAGAAGATGATGTTAGTCATGCCAttgaaccaaaaataaatgctgACGATGTGGTTGTAGATGCTCAGCCAAAAAT GCAATCTGACCGGCCAATCAATTCAATGCCATCTGCTTCTGAAGTAGGCCCTGAAAATGGTGCAAAGccaaagaggaaaagaaaagagcgGTTTAAGGAGGAGAAACCTCTCAAGGCTGATAATGCTAACTGTAGTAATATTCTTAAAGAGGATAAAACCCCTAAAGATGAGGCAATAATTGATAATATGGGGCAAGATATGCGTATGAAAAATGGACAGGAGTGGGAGGCAGCCAATGACAA GGGAGTTGAACTGCCAGATACTGTTTCACTGCCTTCCACTGAAGTGAGCCCTGAAGATGTTGAAAGGccaaagaagagaaagaaaggactAACAAAGGAAGGGAAGAATTATGAAGCTGAGCATAAGCATAGCACTGTTGTTGAAAACAATAACACCCAACAAAATGACAA GGAAGCTGAACTGCCTGAAAATCTTTTGCTGCCTTCCGCTGAAGTTGGCTCTGAACCTggtgaaaaacttaaaaagaaaagcaaacaaCGGGCAAGGGATGTGAAAGCTTCTAAATCTGACAGTAATCATGAAAATGTTGTCAGAGAGAATGGAGCTCAGCAAAACAAGGCAAAGGCTGAAGACATTGTCCTTGGTCTGCCTATGACATTCaaacaaaatccaaatccaGCCAATGACAA GAGTCTTGACAGAAATTCTCATGTATTTGCTGATGAAAATCATTCTTCGGGCAAAaatattaagaagaagaaaaagaataaaacccAGGAGAATGCGAAAGATTTGAACATGAATACATCCCTTCTGTCAGTGGACAAGAAAGCTGATGACAAGTCATCTCAAGTTTGGACCTTGTCTAATGGATTAATCCTTGAGGTGCTAGAAATGGGGAAACCAGACAGCAAAGTAGCTGCGTCAGGGAAAAAG ATCAGCGTCAATTACAATGGAAAGTTGAAAAATAATGGAGAATCAGTTGACTCGAATGATG GTGTGGGAAAAGTTATGGAGGGTTGGGACAATGGTATTAATG GTATGCGAGTTGGTGAAAAGAGAAGACTTATCATCCCACCATCGTTGGG ATACGGGAGTAAAGGGCATGGTGAAAATATACCACCGGATTCATGGCTGGTGTATGATGTTGAATTGGTTAAAGTACACTGA
- the LOC142606830 gene encoding peptidyl-prolyl cis-trans isomerase FKBP43-like isoform X1: protein MAFWGVEVKPGNPFKHEHDDTKGRLHLSMATLGLGTAEQRSILQCNIGNKSPVFLCTLYPVNSESLQVNLEFEEADDVVFSVLGPRSIFLSGYYVSTSQREPCGEDIADTETDLSENSDEDEYENSFIDDDEPEVYPPSPISKDEKEMLYNEKPKNEKGSCRWLRKRYQMSDSDDGGCSQPKNIVDGSSGESVLQSEDKDSFPIVVLYKSKTTTKKTIGELKSKADDGTGGTGDKKTEDDVSHAIEPKINADDVVVDAQPKMQSDRPINSMPSASEVGPENGAKPKRKRKERFKEEKPLKADNANCSNILKEDKTPKDEAIIDNMGQDMRMKNGQEWEAANDKGVELPDTVSLPSTEVSPEDVERPKKRKKGLTKEGKNYEAEHKHSTVVENNNTQQNDKEAELPENLLLPSAEVGSEPGEKLKKKSKQRARDVKASKSDSNHENVVRENGAQQNKAKAEDIVLGLPMTFKQNPNPANDKSLDRNSHVFADENHSSGKNIKKKKKNKTQENAKDLNMNTSLLSVDKKADDKSSQVWTLSNGLILEVLEMGKPDSKVAASGKKISVNYNGKLKNNGESVDSNDGDAPFKFRLGVGKVMEGWDNGINGMRVGEKRRLIIPPSLGYGSKGHGENIPPDSWLVYDVELVKVH from the exons GCAACACTGGGGCTTGGTACTGCCGAACAAAGAAGTATACTTCAGTGCAATATAGGAAACAAGAGTCCTGTTTTTCTTTGCACTTTATATCCTGTGAATTCTGAGTCGCTGCAAGTGAATTTGGAATTCGAGGAGGCTGATGATGTCGTTTTCTCAGTGCTTGGTCCTCGGAGTATTTTCCTTTCTGGTTATTATGTGAGCACTAGCCAGCG AGAACCCTGTGGAGAAGATATTGCTGACACGGAAACAGATTTATCCGAGAATAGTGATGAAGACGAGTACGAGAATAGTTTTATTGACGATGATGAGCCAGAAGTCTATCCACCTTCTCCCATTTCCAAGGATGAAA AGGAAATGTTGTATAATGAGAAACCCAAGAATGAGAAGGGCAGTTGTAGATGGCTTAGGAAGAGATACCAAATGAGTGACTCTGATGATGGGGGATgttctcaaccaaaaaatatagtCGATGGTAGTAGTGGTGAGTCAGTATTACAAAGTGAAGATAAGGACAGCTTCCCCATTGTAGTTCTTTACAAGAGCAAAACCACCACAAAGAAAACTATTGGGGAATTAAAAAGCAAAGCTGACGATGGAACAGGTGGAACCGGTGACAAGAAGACAGAAGATGATGTTAGTCATGCCAttgaaccaaaaataaatgctgACGATGTGGTTGTAGATGCTCAGCCAAAAAT GCAATCTGACCGGCCAATCAATTCAATGCCATCTGCTTCTGAAGTAGGCCCTGAAAATGGTGCAAAGccaaagaggaaaagaaaagagcgGTTTAAGGAGGAGAAACCTCTCAAGGCTGATAATGCTAACTGTAGTAATATTCTTAAAGAGGATAAAACCCCTAAAGATGAGGCAATAATTGATAATATGGGGCAAGATATGCGTATGAAAAATGGACAGGAGTGGGAGGCAGCCAATGACAA GGGAGTTGAACTGCCAGATACTGTTTCACTGCCTTCCACTGAAGTGAGCCCTGAAGATGTTGAAAGGccaaagaagagaaagaaaggactAACAAAGGAAGGGAAGAATTATGAAGCTGAGCATAAGCATAGCACTGTTGTTGAAAACAATAACACCCAACAAAATGACAA GGAAGCTGAACTGCCTGAAAATCTTTTGCTGCCTTCCGCTGAAGTTGGCTCTGAACCTggtgaaaaacttaaaaagaaaagcaaacaaCGGGCAAGGGATGTGAAAGCTTCTAAATCTGACAGTAATCATGAAAATGTTGTCAGAGAGAATGGAGCTCAGCAAAACAAGGCAAAGGCTGAAGACATTGTCCTTGGTCTGCCTATGACATTCaaacaaaatccaaatccaGCCAATGACAA GAGTCTTGACAGAAATTCTCATGTATTTGCTGATGAAAATCATTCTTCGGGCAAAaatattaagaagaagaaaaagaataaaacccAGGAGAATGCGAAAGATTTGAACATGAATACATCCCTTCTGTCAGTGGACAAGAAAGCTGATGACAAGTCATCTCAAGTTTGGACCTTGTCTAATGGATTAATCCTTGAGGTGCTAGAAATGGGGAAACCAGACAGCAAAGTAGCTGCGTCAGGGAAAAAG ATCAGCGTCAATTACAATGGAAAGTTGAAAAATAATGGAGAATCAGTTGACTCGAATGATGGTGATGCTCCCTTTAAATTTCGCCTAG GTGTGGGAAAAGTTATGGAGGGTTGGGACAATGGTATTAATG GTATGCGAGTTGGTGAAAAGAGAAGACTTATCATCCCACCATCGTTGGG ATACGGGAGTAAAGGGCATGGTGAAAATATACCACCGGATTCATGGCTGGTGTATGATGTTGAATTGGTTAAAGTACACTGA
- the LOC142606830 gene encoding uncharacterized protein LOC142606830 isoform X4, which translates to MHCAFVLHERIGSLVDLEEMLYNEKPKNEKGSCRWLRKRYQMSDSDDGGCSQPKNIVDGSSGESVLQSEDKDSFPIVVLYKSKTTTKKTIGELKSKADDGTGGTGDKKTEDDVSHAIEPKINADDVVVDAQPKMQSDRPINSMPSASEVGPENGAKPKRKRKERFKEEKPLKADNANCSNILKEDKTPKDEAIIDNMGQDMRMKNGQEWEAANDKGVELPDTVSLPSTEVSPEDVERPKKRKKGLTKEGKNYEAEHKHSTVVENNNTQQNDKEAELPENLLLPSAEVGSEPGEKLKKKSKQRARDVKASKSDSNHENVVRENGAQQNKAKAEDIVLGLPMTFKQNPNPANDKSLDRNSHVFADENHSSGKNIKKKKKNKTQENAKDLNMNTSLLSVDKKADDKSSQVWTLSNGLILEVLEMGKPDSKVAASGKKISVNYNGKLKNNGESVDSNDGDAPFKFRLGVGKVMEGWDNGINGMRVGEKRRLIIPPSLGYGSKGHGENIPPDSWLVYDVELVKVH; encoded by the exons ATGCATTGTGCATTTGTACTGCATGAGAGAATTGGTTCTTTAGTGGACTTGG AGGAAATGTTGTATAATGAGAAACCCAAGAATGAGAAGGGCAGTTGTAGATGGCTTAGGAAGAGATACCAAATGAGTGACTCTGATGATGGGGGATgttctcaaccaaaaaatatagtCGATGGTAGTAGTGGTGAGTCAGTATTACAAAGTGAAGATAAGGACAGCTTCCCCATTGTAGTTCTTTACAAGAGCAAAACCACCACAAAGAAAACTATTGGGGAATTAAAAAGCAAAGCTGACGATGGAACAGGTGGAACCGGTGACAAGAAGACAGAAGATGATGTTAGTCATGCCAttgaaccaaaaataaatgctgACGATGTGGTTGTAGATGCTCAGCCAAAAAT GCAATCTGACCGGCCAATCAATTCAATGCCATCTGCTTCTGAAGTAGGCCCTGAAAATGGTGCAAAGccaaagaggaaaagaaaagagcgGTTTAAGGAGGAGAAACCTCTCAAGGCTGATAATGCTAACTGTAGTAATATTCTTAAAGAGGATAAAACCCCTAAAGATGAGGCAATAATTGATAATATGGGGCAAGATATGCGTATGAAAAATGGACAGGAGTGGGAGGCAGCCAATGACAA GGGAGTTGAACTGCCAGATACTGTTTCACTGCCTTCCACTGAAGTGAGCCCTGAAGATGTTGAAAGGccaaagaagagaaagaaaggactAACAAAGGAAGGGAAGAATTATGAAGCTGAGCATAAGCATAGCACTGTTGTTGAAAACAATAACACCCAACAAAATGACAA GGAAGCTGAACTGCCTGAAAATCTTTTGCTGCCTTCCGCTGAAGTTGGCTCTGAACCTggtgaaaaacttaaaaagaaaagcaaacaaCGGGCAAGGGATGTGAAAGCTTCTAAATCTGACAGTAATCATGAAAATGTTGTCAGAGAGAATGGAGCTCAGCAAAACAAGGCAAAGGCTGAAGACATTGTCCTTGGTCTGCCTATGACATTCaaacaaaatccaaatccaGCCAATGACAA GAGTCTTGACAGAAATTCTCATGTATTTGCTGATGAAAATCATTCTTCGGGCAAAaatattaagaagaagaaaaagaataaaacccAGGAGAATGCGAAAGATTTGAACATGAATACATCCCTTCTGTCAGTGGACAAGAAAGCTGATGACAAGTCATCTCAAGTTTGGACCTTGTCTAATGGATTAATCCTTGAGGTGCTAGAAATGGGGAAACCAGACAGCAAAGTAGCTGCGTCAGGGAAAAAG ATCAGCGTCAATTACAATGGAAAGTTGAAAAATAATGGAGAATCAGTTGACTCGAATGATGGTGATGCTCCCTTTAAATTTCGCCTAG GTGTGGGAAAAGTTATGGAGGGTTGGGACAATGGTATTAATG GTATGCGAGTTGGTGAAAAGAGAAGACTTATCATCCCACCATCGTTGGG ATACGGGAGTAAAGGGCATGGTGAAAATATACCACCGGATTCATGGCTGGTGTATGATGTTGAATTGGTTAAAGTACACTGA